The Camelina sativa cultivar DH55 chromosome 16, Cs, whole genome shotgun sequence sequence gaacttgTATTGGCTTGTCTTTCACTCTCATATATTGATCGGTTCTAGAATATAACTTATGTTGTTGCAAAATTATGAAGTCAATAAACGTATGAGAGAACTCATATATATGCTTAATTAGTGATGATTAGGTGGTTTTGTTGAAAGGTTGAGAAGACGAAGTGGGTATGTCCCTTAGCACCAAACTTTTAGCTTTACTTTGAATGCCTGCTTTTGTCAGGTATACTTCCCCATGTATTCATTTGTCTCTTACTTCATAAGTCTCCCATGTGAtgtgaaatcatatatattgtatctatttatatgtatatactttGGAAACTTCTCTCATTTAAATTAGACACACCACTATACTTCTTCGAGCCTTTTTTCATGATTTGGTTTCCATCTTAGATAAGATGACAAAATATCCCTGCTGTAACATCATACCTTTCGATTAGATTTCTCGAcccaacttttatttttatttttccttcgtATCATGGTTTTCCAAAAGTTCAATAATTGAATAtagattttttggtttcagaATTCTCTGctgttactgttttttttttatcaacattttcttataaaagTGTGTTCCTAACCTTCTAACATAGCAATCATAGCTCAATTAGTATGAAAATGTATATCAGTTAAGAccgtagattttttttaattttaatcgtTTATACTTATAGaattataaatacataaaatgtCAAGTTCAAATGAAGTTTAAATGGATTTAATGTGCTTGATCAACCATTAAATTTGCTTAAGTTTGTGTTCCTGGTGCTTCCTATATTTTGAGTTTCTAAATAGAAGTTATCTTGAATTATAAAGAACATTGACATCGAATATATGGTAttttcaatataaatttataacttaAGGTTTTACATCTAACTTGCTGGtaaatggattttgtttttcaaaaatgtttttgactTCTTCataaaatcatctatatatCATGATTTCTTCCATGCCTTACGGTAATGGCGCTACCTATGGTCCCATACTCCCAATCCCATCGTAAGTAGATCTTGAtcagttacaacttacaactacTCGTCAACCATGATTTTAACAAAGAACTCCATAAAAGAGAGATGTTAAAATCGGATGTGATCAAAACATTGTGGATTAAGATAACCTGAACGTTTCAACAAATCGAAAGGGCACAATCCACAtcctcttatttttattttacggAATGAGTTTGTCATAAGCCATTCCACATATCTTTATTTTGTCTGGCGATAATCGTTTGAATGAGTTTTACATAAAGATTTTGTGGTCTTGAAGCACGACAACAAGACATATGTGAAATTTTGGGTGGATGATAAGAAACAAGAAGATCAACAAAGTGATATATGGaaatgatgagaaaaaaaaaaaatactgcgTTTTGCTCTTGATACCGTTGACCGCATAATCCAAGTCATTTGTtcaattaaaaaagtaaaaaataaatggcCCATGCAGGTTTCGAACCTGCGACCTTCGCGTTATTAGCAcgacgctctaaccaactgagctaatggGCCgttttgctgattttttttagttttactattTGAACTTTGTTACATGTCCTATTGTGCACGCACATTCTCAACACTGCTTACACGAATAAAATAACTTGTTTCCAATATTGAATACTAATggatttattaaattattccaCGGAAGAtggaaatatttatatatagtctaTAGATATCATATGAACATAGATATTATAATAAACCACCAAAATATTCACTAATTTGAAAAAAGATCTTGAGGAAGAGCGGCTAATGTGAAAGAGAGTTTGGTTTGTTCGATTGGAAAGTTTGTAGGCTTGTAGCTTAATaaatcacacacacaagaaatgTACTAACAAATATTGGGCCTAAAGCGTTATGCGTCGCTGGCGAAACAAACGTTAAGGACATATGAAATAAAAGTCTCGGATGTTAACTTCAGATTCAAAGTCTCCTACTACTAAACGTCTATACCAAAACCACCTAACACCAAGTTTCTTCCCCTCCCCCCAACTAATGTACACTGCCATGCATATAACTTTGTTTTAACCGTTTTTTAGACTgaaaatattcataaaataaTAGCCAGTTGACTgcaaataaataagtttttaccGAGAAGATCGTTGTACAATGTCGTtatcattttcaaaactatttgaggttttattataattaatcgtATAATTGAAGATGACGCCAAAGAGTGGATCATATTTTCTCTCCTACTTTCTGATCTAGATTTCgtcattaaaagaaaacaaaaataaacagatGAAGAGAACAACACATAGCAAGGATATACGAGACCTATATATCTCACATTATGTAAAAAATTgcaatattaatttgtttatgggatattatatatttcttatattcTTGTTGAACAAAAAGTATTAGTTTATATAGTagtgccaaaaaaataaaaataaacagttgaacaaaattatacaaaacgAGACTTCTAGATTCGTTTCACGAATCAGTGTTAATAAAACATGCATGCTTGCAACGTCTgtaaacatacaaacaaacaaacaaacaaaatgcctttaaataaaaatagaagaaaaatgcGGAACTTAGTACACTTTAtggtaatataaaatttaggtttGGTTAGATAACCTCTAGTATTCACATAAAGTATGATTTTTTAGGGTCATAGGAAACCCCAACAACCATCTTACAAAATTAGTTGCATCTCACTTGACCTACTTCTCAAGACCCTTGTAacacaagaaaactaaaaatccTACAACACCCTCTtctcaaaaatttatatatctctttGAAGTCCCAACCATCTTCACTTATAACTCCTTAATTACCTCCCACAAAAACTTTAACGTTTTTCCCAAAAGTTTGGATCAAAAGGGTTTCATCAGAAGAAAAAGTATGAAACTCCTCCTTGTGTTCTTGATGGTTCACACCATCTTTATCCCATGCTTTTCCTTTGATCTACTGGGAAAGGATCATCCTTTAACCCTAGATTATTACAAGTCTACTTGTCCGACCGTGTTTGACGTCATCAAGAAAGAAATGGAATGCATAGTGAAGGAAGATCCTAGAAATGCAGCTATACTTATTCGTTTACACTTCCACGACTGCTTTGTCCAAGTAAGTACTCATTCACAAACCTTTCTTGAGACACAAGAAATCATCCCGGCAGAGAAAATTTGTAACGGATGTGTCAAACGTTTACTTTTATTAAATACAGATTTTAGCTGAAAGGAGGCTGCTTTATGGTATGAATGGTTGATAACTTTTTGAGGTTTAAAACGGTATTGCAGGGATGCGATGGATCGGTGTTGCTAGACGAAACAGAGTCTCTAAAGGGAGAGAAGAAAGCTTCTCCGAACATAAACTCATTGAAAGGATACAAAATTGTAGACAGAATAAAAAACATAATCGAATCTGAATGTCCTGGAGTTGTTTCCTGCGCTGATCTTCTCACAATCAGTGCTAGAGATGCTACAATCCTGgtaaataaacaagaactaaACATATACTCTCTCAAAATAAATTtcgtatatatatcatatagtatCCTATGAATTATGAAATGAAACAACATTTTAAATTATGGTTTGAAGGTGGGTGGGCCTTACTGGGATGTTCCTGTGGGaagaaaagattcaaaatcAGCAAGCTACGCGCTTGCTACAACAAACCTCCCAACTCCAGAAGAGGCTTTGATCAGCATCATCGCTAAATTCTATGCTCAGGGTCTCTCTGTTGAAGACATGGTCGCTCTTATAGGTATTGTGGTAAACTAAACCgaacaaattatttttggtattgtgGTAAACCGGATTACTAAAACCCTAACTTGACGAATAATCTAACTAGGAGCTCACACGATCGGAATGGCACAATGTCGGAACTTTCGATCAAGGATCTATGGAGATTTTCAAGTGACGTCAGCCCTAAATCCGATTTCGGAGACGTACTTGTCAAGTCTCAAAAAGATGTGCCCCTCGAACAGCGGTGAAGGTGATACCAATGTAACGGCAATAGACAACGTGACGCCAAATCTCTTCGATAACTCGATCTACCACACGCTGCTAAGAGGAGAAGGGTTGTTGAACTCGGACCAGGCTATGTACACGAGCATGTTCGGGATACAAACGCGGCGCATAGTGAGCAAGTATGCGGAGGATCCATTGGCTTTCTTCGAGCAATTCTCGAAGTCGATGGTGAAGATGGGGAACATTTTGAACTCTGAAAGCTTTGCTGATGGAGAAGTTAGAAGAAATTGCAGATTCGTGAAtacatgaacaaaacaaaacagtggAGGAAGAAACTATCTCcgataatttatttatttaagaaaaaaaatgaaaccaatcttattcttcttcttatgtctattaaatatatatatatatagggttcTTGAATGTTTAAAAAGAGCTTCCTCTGATACAGTATCttctaaagatttttaaatgatttatcaATTAAACTAGATGAGAGGTCCGCGACATTACACgggtaaaaatttgaaaaaattattaaaaataattatgtagtAATGTacatgttttagattttatcttgtaatattttaatattgaatatggaCTTCTCatatatcattttaatattCTCCCAGTtctattatataagagttttaaggtttttttgctctattttataatattttctcaaatatatatgtacaatttttattaatat is a genomic window containing:
- the LOC104750700 gene encoding peroxidase 11 encodes the protein MKLLLVFLMVHTIFIPCFSFDLLGKDHPLTLDYYKSTCPTVFDVIKKEMECIVKEDPRNAAILIRLHFHDCFVQGCDGSVLLDETESLKGEKKASPNINSLKGYKIVDRIKNIIESECPGVVSCADLLTISARDATILVGGPYWDVPVGRKDSKSASYALATTNLPTPEEALISIIAKFYAQGLSVEDMVALIGAHTIGMAQCRNFRSRIYGDFQVTSALNPISETYLSSLKKMCPSNSGEGDTNVTAIDNVTPNLFDNSIYHTLLRGEGLLNSDQAMYTSMFGIQTRRIVSKYAEDPLAFFEQFSKSMVKMGNILNSESFADGEVRRNCRFVNT